The Saccharolobus shibatae B12 genomic interval AAAGCACAAGAGTCGTCATTTGAAAGTTTTTTAACTATCATGACAATATATTACATATGAAAGTGCTTGATGTTGCAAATCCTGTTGTAATAACTGTTTTCCCAGAGTCCTCCTTAAAGGAGGCAATTGATATACTTTCCAATAATCCAACAGGTAGAATTGTTGTTTTAAAGGAGGAAAAGCCTATTGGAATGGTTTCTACTAGGGATGTTGTTGCATCTTTCAGCGAATACGGGACTAATATATACGATTTAAAGGTTAAGGATATAATGAGCAAGGATTTAATTACTGTCTCGCCCAATGATGACGTCAATCATGTAGTTAGAATAATGTTAATGAACAATATTGGAGGGATTCCAGTAGTTGATAATAACGCTATTGTGGGTATTTTTACTGAAAGAGAGGTCTTAAAACTAGTAGCGTCCTCGATGTTCTCTGGATTAGTTGATTCCGTGATGTCAAGTAACATAGTATCCATAGGTGAGGAAAACACAATATTAGAAGCTGCCAAACTAATGGCCATGAATAACGTGAGGAGATTACCAGTATTTAGCAAGGATAACAAACTAATTGGTATAATTACTGCAGCTGATATAGTTAAATATCTAGCTAAGAATAAAAATATAGGAAAAGTCCTAGATGCTGGTACTAAAAACCCAATAACTATTAGCAGATATTACAGTATATTAAATGCGGCTAAATTGATGATAGAAAAGAGAATAGGCACATTACCAGTTATGGAAAATCAAAAATTAGTTGGAATAGTTACTGAAAGAGACCTTATGTATGCGTACATTAACATAGTATAAAAACTTTTTTAATCATTTATTTTTGGCCTCCATTATTAGCTAACTTTTCCGTATCTGTCCTTCTCCAAGGCTCTGCATTTTCCTTAAACTCTATTCTCTTCTCTATTTGTGATAAGTATTTAGCAATCTTTTCAGCATACTCGTAATCATAAACCCTATTTATGGCAATTCTCTGAGCCTCTGGACTACCTGCTCCGTGAACTGACTCAATGAGGAACGCTACACTAAACCCTATATTCTCCAATAATCTTACCATTCTTAGCCTATCTTCCGTACTGTAGTCCATCATACCTTGTAGGTACTTCTCAATGTATGGTTTAAGTTTAGGGTTCTTTAGGTCCCACTCACTAGGAGCAGTGCCTATTATACCTCCTGCGATATCGGTTGAAAACTTAGTAATCTCGTAAGGAAATCTCGTAACTAATTGCTTAGTAACGTTTGCAAACATGGGATTCACCCACCAGCACCCATCCTCACATAACTTAACTGCATCTAGACTGGCAGCAATACCACTTCCATACATGTTCTCATTCAACAAAACCATTTCATTCAGCTTATTCTGAATATGTGGAGCTTTTTCAACTCCAATTTGTTTAGCTAAATTATATGCTGCGCCAATTATCACATCCCCTAATCCAGATTTACAACCTCCATAGCCTTGCCTATGATAGGAGCTGAAAATTTCAACTAGGATTCCGCTCATCTGCCAATCCCCTAACATAAACACTCTTTCCATTGGAACGAAGACGTTATCAAATATTACCAAGCCCTCATGATTAGTGCGATAGGGCAATCCATCTATCTCCCCTTCTTCTAACCTTCTCCCATCATTAACTTGTCTTCCTATTATAACCTTAATACCCTCAGTATCCAAGGGGATGGAAAAGGCTACCGCAAAATCCTTATCTTTTTCACTCATTGCTCTAGTTGGCATTACAATAATTTCTTCAGATGCTGCTATTCCGGTTATATTGGCCTTAGCACCTGAGACATAAATACCATCTTTAGTAGCTTGAGTTACTCTTAAGTAGGCATGAGGTTGTTCATTAGGTCTTAACGTTCTTACACCTTTAACATCAGTCATGGCTCCAGCTAATGCTATATCATTCTTTTGAACGTATTTCAGATATTCAACAAATCTCTCATAATACTCCTTTTTACCCCTTTCCGCCATAAGTCTGGAGGTGACGTATATTGTATTTAGTGCGTCCCAACCTACGCATCTTTGGAAACAAGCTCCCGTTTTGTGACTAATCTTTCTCAGAAGTTTAACCTTGGCTGACAAATCTTCTGGAGATCTATGGATATGGGTGAATCTATTTACCTCTTCATTAATGAAGGAACTCCATGCTCTACCTAAAGATTTACTATCCTCCTCATGGGCTGCATCATAAGTTGCTTTAAATGCAAGTACTGAAGGCTTTAAGAAAGGATGCTCTGTTACATCCTTTACTTCCTTCCCCATAACGTAAATTTCAACCTTATTTCTATGCCTAATTGCATTAACGTACTCTTCCCCAGTTCTTAGAACCATATTATATAATAGTAGAGTTGGTTTATAAAGTTATATATATACCAATAAAGATAATTGTAAAAACTTTATGACTAGTACTTTTAAAATTCAAACCAACATACTTAAAAAGACAGAATACATTATTCTCTAGTGGATGAGGAACTTTATACTTTAATTGAATTCTTAAAGAAACCCTCTATATCTGCAACTGGAGAAGGAATAGAAGAAACGGCGAACTATCTCAAGGAAACCATCGAGAAGTTATTGGGCGTAAAGGCAAATATTGAGAAGACTAAGGGTCATCCGGTAGTGTATGCTGAAATTAACGTTAATGCTAAAAAAACGCTACTTGTTTATAACCATTATGACGTTCAACCAGTGGATCCAATAAGCGAGTGGAAAAGAGCACCCTTTTCAGCAACAATTGAAAATGACAGAATCTACGCCAGGGGAGCCTCGGACAATAAAGGAACTTTAATGGCAAGGCTATTTGCTATTAAGCACTTAATAGATAAGCACGAATTGAATGTTAACGTGAAATTACTTTACGAGGGAGAGGAGGAAATTGGCAGTGTAAATTTGGAAGACTATATCGAAAAGAACGCTAATAAACTAAAGGCAGATTCAGTGATAATGGAGGGTGCTGGCTTAGACCCTAAAGGAAGACCACAAATAGTGCTAGGAGTAAAAGGATTATTATATGTTGAACTAGTGCTTGACTATGGAACTAAAGATCTACACTCTTCAAATGCGCCCTTAGTTAGAAATCCATGCATAGACCTATCTAAGGTAATATCTACATTGGTAGATATGGAAGGAAGAGTGCTGATTGAGGGGTTTTATAATGATGTAAGAGAATTAACGGAAGAAGAAAGAGAGTTAATAAAGAAATATGATATCGATGTAGAGGAACTAAGGAAAGCGTTAGGGTTTAAAGAATTAAGGTATTCTGATAGGGAAAAGATTGCTGAAGCATTACTAACTTACCCAACTTGTAATGTTGATGGATTCGAATGTGGATATACTGGAAAGGGCAGTAAAACAATCGTACCGCATAGAGCATTTGCGAAATTGGATTTTAGGCTAGTCCCTAATCAAGATCCTTACAAGATTTTCGAGCTGTTGAAGAAACACCTCCAAAAGGTTGGCTTTAATGGGGAAATAATTACTCATGGCTTCGAATATCCTGTTAGGACATCAGTTAACTCTCCAGTAGTCAAGGCAATGATAGAATCCGCTAGAAGAGTATATGGCACTGAACCACAAGTTATTCCTAATTCTGCTGGTACGCAACCCATGGGGCTTTTTGTTTATAAGTTGGGGATAAGGGATGCAGTCAGTGCAATAGGTGCTGGAGGGTATTACTCGAATGCGCATGCGCCTAATGAAAATATTAGGATAGATGACTACTATAAAGCTATAAAACATACCGAGGAATTTCTAAAATTATATTCGACACTATAATATATAATCTTAATAAATAAGAAAGTAAAAAGTTCCATGTGGAGCTTCCAGGTTATGATTACATCGTAGTGTATAAGGATATTCATTTTGGGAGACCACATATAGCTGGAACTTTAATCAGGCCGGAAAGTGTACTATACGAACTTGCAAAAGATAAAACATTTGACGAAGTTTCAAAAGCGTTTTACAATCAAATAAACTTCAAACAAATAAAGGAGTGTATAAGATACGCTATTGATGTGATGAAAATATTAAAATATTATAAGAAAGTAAAGCCGAAAGTCCCAAGACGGTTGAAGAGAAAATTAGGACCTACTAGCTACCCTTTCATAGATAAGGAAAATGAAAATAATAAATATGATCCTACAATAAAAAACTCTAATGTGAAAGTAGTAGATGTTCTAAACAAACTATATGAAGGAAAGGAAATTTCACAAGTGGCTGAGGAGCTAAGTATACCCAAAGAGGCCGTAATTGAGTCAATTCTCTACTCTGCTTCACTTATAGATGATTTTCACCTATCGTTATCTGAGTTCAAGGATCCTGCTTCAGTAGTAATTGAATCCTTTAACTATATTAGAAAGAAGTAGTAGAGACGGTAACTGAAGGATAGGCAGCTTTTATCTTTTCAACAGTTTTCTCGTCTGGAGTTATAATTTTATTTATCTTCATAGCGTAGACTGCTATATCTAAACTGTCCCAAATTTCCTTATCTTCAGCTGAAATATGGTAGATATTTGAACTCAGTTCACCTAACTGGGAAGGTTTACTTACATAGGCCATGTAAGACTCGTTAGAAGGTGGAATTTCTATCTTATTTACATCTATTAACTCAGCTCTTACTTTATCTCCAAATATTCTTTTCAGATTTTCCTTTTGAATTTCCATGTTCAACCTTTCCAATTCTGAAAGGGAGCTAAATTTCTTTGAGATAAACTGACTCACTAGCTTCTCCTCAACAAGTGATGTTATTTTCTTTCCTTCTTTTAAGGAGGAGTAAACAACCTTCATTGCCCCACAATCGGTATGGGGTAATAAAATCACCTCATCAACTCTATCCTTGTATTTTTCCAACGTTATCAAAAGTGAATTAACATTAGCTCCAGCATTTCTAATGACTATAGCATCTGGATACTTTTTCTTTAGATAAGAATTTAATCTCCTATCCATACAAGAAATAACTAACTTCATCCCACTAAATACGGACATAAGTGAATTTAAACATTTATTAAGAAAATATCTATTAAAGATTTAAACAATGATACACAAGATTAAAATAACATTGCGCTATAATAACATTCATATCTTAGTATTTTTGGTATTATTAGGGATAATGCTTTTTAAACCATATTAAAAACTATTAGTTATGGATTATTCTGCGATTCTAAGGACATTAATTAAAGATAAAAGGGAATGCCAATCATTTCTAAGCCTTTGTAAAAATGAGAAATTCATATTTATAACAGTCTGCAATGGCGAGAGGATGATTTATTGTGGGGAAGTGAATGGAAATTCGATAAGATTTAATGAAAAGGGAAATGGTAATGTAAAGTATGAAATACCGATAAGTGATATAAATAGTGATATAAAAGTGTTTAAAGTCAGTGATAATATTTACGCATATAACGTAGACGAATCTCTTTTCTCAGATTGAATAGAGCTTATATTTTTCTATGTAGTCTCTATTTATAATGGGAGTTTCAATCTCTGACATTAAGTATCTCGTGGAGAGACCAGATATTTTCGGGTTCAAACTGGAAACTATTAGAAAGGATACCGAATTTAACACTTTGATAACTGACGTCAAACAGAATGGCATAAAGATTGAAAACTATTGGATAAAATGTAATAAGGATACTGGTGAATGTGAGGTAGTTGACGATAATAGTAATAATCTTGTTATTGTTAATTTTCTAAAGAAAACAATAATTAGGTATATTGCCACTAAATTGTAAATAAAAGCTTAAAATTCTTTTGTTACAAAAGGGATTAGTGGAAAGCTTTATATCTAGGCTAATTTCGTGCAACAGATGCCCTAGACTTACACAATATAGAAACTCCTTTCCCGATAATTACTGGAAAAAGCCAGTTCCTCCAAATGGCGAAATTAATGCTGAGATAGTGATAATAGGCTTAGCACCAGCAGCGAATGGGGGAAATAGGACCGGTAGAATGTTTACCGGAGATGAGAGTTCGAATAATCTTACCAATGCTTTATATGCAGTTGGATTTGCAAATCAGCCGTTTTCAATTTCTAAGGACGATGGTTTAAAGTTGGTTCGTATTTACATTACCTCTGCAGTGAAATGTGCACCTCCACAAAATAAGCCTAATAAGGATGAGATAATTAACTGTTCAACATTCTTGGAAGAGGAGGTAAGGATGCTAGAAAACGCAAAAGTTTATATCGCATTGGGTAAAGTCGCATGGGATTCAATCATTAACGTTTTTAAAAAAATTGGGTATAGCGTTCCTAACGTAAAATTTTATCATGGTGCTTTAGTAAAGGTTACAAAGCCAGATATGTCAATAATATGGCTAATAGGAAGCTATCATCCAAGTCCAAGGAACATGAAAACTGGAAGGCTAACAATGAATATGCTGGTTGAAATATTTAGCACTGCTAAAAGGTTGGTGAGTAATAAGGAAAGAATTACCTAATTAATTAGCTAACTAACTCTCCTCATTCATGAAATTTGTATCGTAAAGTCTAATTAAACTTTTAAGGGACGAAATATGGGGAAATCACACAATAACATTAGTTATGACAAAGAAGTAAAGACTCGTTTATAAGAAGGACTATCTTATAACGTTAAATTAAAAATATCATAAAAGTAAGATATAGTTATGAGGCAAATAGACGCGTTAAAATCTCCACGCTTCACACAAATTTCTACCTTCGGTAGACTACCGATTTGCGGAAAAGATGAGGAAATAAAGGCGGCGTTTTTAGGAATACCTTTCGATGATGCCGTAACTTATAGACCCGGAGCTAGATTTGGACCTATGGGAATAAGACAAGGATCTAGATTATTAAGACCTTACAATCAATTTCTAGATACTTATCCTTTTGATAAGCTTAACGCTTGCGATATGGGTGATATAAACATTATTCCAGGGTACATTGAGGATACCATGAACATAATACAAACGAACCTTTACGAAATAATATCATCAAAAAACCTAGTGCCCTTTATAGCTGGTGGAGATCACTCAATCACGTTACCCGTTTTAAGGGCTTTACATAAGAAGTATGGAAAAATAAATATCGTACACTTGGATTCACATTACGACTTCTGGGATTCCTATTGGGGTAAGAAACATACACATGGCACGTGGTTAAGGAGGGCAATTGAAGAGGGTTTAATCAAAGAAGCAATACAAGGAGGAATTAGGGCCTCAACGTTCTCGAAAGAAGATCTTAAAGATAAGGAGAGGTTAGGAGTGAAGAGTTTCACAATTAGAGATTTAAAGTATAATTTAGATTCTGTTATAAGGGAAATAAATTCCCTATCTGGTCCAACACATGTTTCCATTGATATAGATGTTGTAGATCCGGCTTTTGCTCCTGGGACTGGTACGCCAGAAGTGGGTGGTTTGACAAGCTTCGACATTATAGAAATTATCAGAAAGCTGAGATTTGATAAACTAGTTGGATTTGATGTCGTAGAAGTTGCCCCACCATATGATGTAAGCGAAATCACCACAATGTTAGCTGCGAATATCATCTATGAAGGAATGAGCGTACTCTCACTAAATCTTTAAAATTAGTGGTACCAGTAAATTAGTGGTACCAGTAAATTGTGGTTTGTTTACGGAAAACCAACAAACAATCCATTCGGAAGGGAAAAGGAAATAGAATCACTAATAAGACTGTACAAATTAGGTCAACCCGTAGGTTTAATAGGACCAAGAAGAATAGGCAAAACGTCACTTCTTTTGGCATCTCTTGAACAATCATCTATCCCATTTTCCTTAATTTCTGCAGAGGAATTCATAAGAGGAGAAAAGGGATTTGATTTTGCTGAATTCCTCTCAGCCTATATTACAACCGTAACAGCTACAATTTACTCAAAAGCCGGTTACAAGGTAATATTGGAAAAAGGCAAGAGTTATCTAAAACAATTAAGGGATCTGCTGGGACAAATAAAAGTGACTTTTAATGTACCAGAACTTTACTCCGTGATAGAACTGACTTTAGATAAGGCTGAAAAGAGAAAGAATTTGAAAAATGAATTCCGTGAAGCTATGGACCTACCTCAAATACTCGCAGAGAAGTTTGGATTAGAAAAGATTGTTATCGGTATAGACGAATTCCAATATTTACGTCTAGCGAAGCAATCTATCCCCGGAATATATCACGTTATGCGAAGTAAATGGCAGTTTCATAAAAATGTGACATATGTAATTTCTGGCTCATTAATTGGAATGATGATGGAGTTATTAAACTCAAGAGAGCAACCTTTCTATCAATTTTTTTACTTGATGAAAGTAAATCCATTTGATAGGAAAACATCAATAGACTTTTTAAGAAAAGGATTTGAATTAAATGGTTTAAAAATAAGTGAAGGAGAGATAGAACTAATTGTAAATCAAGTTGACGGATTTCCAGCGTGGCTTAATCTAGTTGGAATCAAAATTATTACTGAAAGAAGAAGTGTTAGAGAAATTATTGACTCATTGGCAAGAGATGTAAACTTAGTTACGGCATTAGAGAATGACTTAAAGAAACTATCTTCTACAGCAAGAGCTGTTCTAAAAAGTTTGGCTAAATTGGGAGGAGCTGGACGACCCAAGGATCTAGGTATGGATTTGTTAAGTGTGAATAGGGGACTGAAACAACTAATAAATTATGGTTTTGTTGATAAGGAAGAGAGAGGCATTTATAGGATTATTGACCCGATGCTGACTAAATACCTTATAAGTTAACCTTTAGATATTACGTTACTAGCCAATTTATATCGCGCTGCTAATCCCTTAACCTCCTTTATTATCGTTATTAAAGCATATTTAAGTATTCTCTCAGTATATTCACTGCCAGGATTTATCACTGTTGTTTTTCCAATTTTATCTATTGCATGGGATTCATGAATATGCCCATGTAGCCCTAAAAGTGGTTGGAATTTTTCTTCCAATTCCCTTACAGATCTGGAACCTACGTGAACCCATTGACCGTTTACATATGCTAGATCTAATTTGGTATTATATGGCGGGGCATGAAAGTTGAAAATGGCATTCGTCGTTTCATTAACCTTTCTTAACAGTTCATATCCTTTGTTATATATAGTATATTCCGGCACGATTCTATATGATTTATACGGTGTTTCATTAGTATATGGACAATTTAACATGTATAAGGGAGAACTTGACGAATCAATTTCAACGATTTCCTCAAATTTAATATCGTTATTTTTGAATACATCATCTACAAACGGTGGATCATCATTACCTAAATTCCATATAACCTTTACATCCTTTAACCTCTCTTCAATTAATTTAAACCAACTGACAAGTTGTTGCGTAACGAATTCGGCGTAAAGTTTATTTATCGTCATTTCATTAAAATCTTCAATTTCATTTTCCTTTTCTGAAATATATACGTAAAAGCCATTTTTCTTAATTTCTTCAAGCTTATCCTTTGTTAGTAAATTATTATTAACATCATAGTACTTATCCCCTCTTTTGTATAGTGGAAAAACGCCCTTGCCTACTAAGTCACCTCCAAAGACCAAATAATTAACTTTAAACATATTAGCAGCGTTAATAGCCTTTTTAAATA includes:
- a CDS encoding 4-hydroxyphenylacetate 3-hydroxylase family protein, translated to MVLRTGEEYVNAIRHRNKVEIYVMGKEVKDVTEHPFLKPSVLAFKATYDAAHEEDSKSLGRAWSSFINEEVNRFTHIHRSPEDLSAKVKLLRKISHKTGACFQRCVGWDALNTIYVTSRLMAERGKKEYYERFVEYLKYVQKNDIALAGAMTDVKGVRTLRPNEQPHAYLRVTQATKDGIYVSGAKANITGIAASEEIIVMPTRAMSEKDKDFAVAFSIPLDTEGIKVIIGRQVNDGRRLEEGEIDGLPYRTNHEGLVIFDNVFVPMERVFMLGDWQMSGILVEIFSSYHRQGYGGCKSGLGDVIIGAAYNLAKQIGVEKAPHIQNKLNEMVLLNENMYGSGIAASLDAVKLCEDGCWWVNPMFANVTKQLVTRFPYEITKFSTDIAGGIIGTAPSEWDLKNPKLKPYIEKYLQGMMDYSTEDRLRMVRLLENIGFSVAFLIESVHGAGSPEAQRIAINRVYDYEYAEKIAKYLSQIEKRIEFKENAEPWRRTDTEKLANNGGQK
- a CDS encoding DUF433 domain-containing protein produces the protein MELPGYDYIVVYKDIHFGRPHIAGTLIRPESVLYELAKDKTFDEVSKAFYNQINFKQIKECIRYAIDVMKILKYYKKVKPKVPRRLKRKLGPTSYPFIDKENENNKYDPTIKNSNVKVVDVLNKLYEGKEISQVAEELSIPKEAVIESILYSASLIDDFHLSLSEFKDPASVVIESFNYIRKK
- a CDS encoding metallophosphoesterase family protein translates to MGKEIKLLFVTDIHGSDVVFKKAINAANMFKVNYLVFGGDLVGKGVFPLYKRGDKYYDVNNNLLTKDKLEEIKKNGFYVYISEKENEIEDFNEMTINKLYAEFVTQQLVSWFKLIEERLKDVKVIWNLGNDDPPFVDDVFKNNDIKFEEIVEIDSSSSPLYMLNCPYTNETPYKSYRIVPEYTIYNKGYELLRKVNETTNAIFNFHAPPYNTKLDLAYVNGQWVHVGSRSVRELEEKFQPLLGLHGHIHESHAIDKIGKTTVINPGSEYTERILKYALITIIKEVKGLAARYKLASNVISKG
- a CDS encoding beta-class carbonic anhydrase; translated protein: MSVFSGMKLVISCMDRRLNSYLKKKYPDAIVIRNAGANVNSLLITLEKYKDRVDEVILLPHTDCGAMKVVYSSLKEGKKITSLVEEKLVSQFISKKFSSLSELERLNMEIQKENLKRIFGDKVRAELIDVNKIEIPPSNESYMAYVSKPSQLGELSSNIYHISAEDKEIWDSLDIAVYAMKINKIITPDEKTVEKIKAAYPSVTVSTTSF
- a CDS encoding M20/M25/M40 family metallo-hydrolase, which codes for MDEELYTLIEFLKKPSISATGEGIEETANYLKETIEKLLGVKANIEKTKGHPVVYAEINVNAKKTLLVYNHYDVQPVDPISEWKRAPFSATIENDRIYARGASDNKGTLMARLFAIKHLIDKHELNVNVKLLYEGEEEIGSVNLEDYIEKNANKLKADSVIMEGAGLDPKGRPQIVLGVKGLLYVELVLDYGTKDLHSSNAPLVRNPCIDLSKVISTLVDMEGRVLIEGFYNDVRELTEEERELIKKYDIDVEELRKALGFKELRYSDREKIAEALLTYPTCNVDGFECGYTGKGSKTIVPHRAFAKLDFRLVPNQDPYKIFELLKKHLQKVGFNGEIITHGFEYPVRTSVNSPVVKAMIESARRVYGTEPQVIPNSAGTQPMGLFVYKLGIRDAVSAIGAGGYYSNAHAPNENIRIDDYYKAIKHTEEFLKLYSTL
- a CDS encoding CBS domain-containing protein, whose amino-acid sequence is MKVLDVANPVVITVFPESSLKEAIDILSNNPTGRIVVLKEEKPIGMVSTRDVVASFSEYGTNIYDLKVKDIMSKDLITVSPNDDVNHVVRIMLMNNIGGIPVVDNNAIVGIFTEREVLKLVASSMFSGLVDSVMSSNIVSIGEENTILEAAKLMAMNNVRRLPVFSKDNKLIGIITAADIVKYLAKNKNIGKVLDAGTKNPITISRYYSILNAAKLMIEKRIGTLPVMENQKLVGIVTERDLMYAYINIV
- a CDS encoding AAA family ATPase; translation: MWFVYGKPTNNPFGREKEIESLIRLYKLGQPVGLIGPRRIGKTSLLLASLEQSSIPFSLISAEEFIRGEKGFDFAEFLSAYITTVTATIYSKAGYKVILEKGKSYLKQLRDLLGQIKVTFNVPELYSVIELTLDKAEKRKNLKNEFREAMDLPQILAEKFGLEKIVIGIDEFQYLRLAKQSIPGIYHVMRSKWQFHKNVTYVISGSLIGMMMELLNSREQPFYQFFYLMKVNPFDRKTSIDFLRKGFELNGLKISEGEIELIVNQVDGFPAWLNLVGIKIITERRSVREIIDSLARDVNLVTALENDLKKLSSTARAVLKSLAKLGGAGRPKDLGMDLLSVNRGLKQLINYGFVDKEERGIYRIIDPMLTKYLIS
- a CDS encoding uracil-DNA glycosylase; protein product: MESFISRLISCNRCPRLTQYRNSFPDNYWKKPVPPNGEINAEIVIIGLAPAANGGNRTGRMFTGDESSNNLTNALYAVGFANQPFSISKDDGLKLVRIYITSAVKCAPPQNKPNKDEIINCSTFLEEEVRMLENAKVYIALGKVAWDSIINVFKKIGYSVPNVKFYHGALVKVTKPDMSIIWLIGSYHPSPRNMKTGRLTMNMLVEIFSTAKRLVSNKERIT
- the speB gene encoding agmatinase, which encodes MRQIDALKSPRFTQISTFGRLPICGKDEEIKAAFLGIPFDDAVTYRPGARFGPMGIRQGSRLLRPYNQFLDTYPFDKLNACDMGDINIIPGYIEDTMNIIQTNLYEIISSKNLVPFIAGGDHSITLPVLRALHKKYGKINIVHLDSHYDFWDSYWGKKHTHGTWLRRAIEEGLIKEAIQGGIRASTFSKEDLKDKERLGVKSFTIRDLKYNLDSVIREINSLSGPTHVSIDIDVVDPAFAPGTGTPEVGGLTSFDIIEIIRKLRFDKLVGFDVVEVAPPYDVSEITTMLAANIIYEGMSVLSLNL